A window of the Yersinia rochesterensis genome harbors these coding sequences:
- a CDS encoding APC family permease: MPQNIQLRRVLKTPALVAFGLAYMVPLGVFTTYGQVTVLSQGHLPIAYLVTVATILFTALSYCRMTSAMPLSGSAYSYVQRSFGGKTGFLVGWAQILDYLFLPILNYLVLGIFLHEAFPAIPAPVFIIASIVSVSLLNILGVRLLTSVNFSLIAAQMVFIVLFIALSFSQADLSPVALMKPLLVNAGDMSGLLSGAAVLCLAFLGFDAIATMAEEAHDAKRTLPRAILFTVISAGAIFIAVSYAAHLAYPDWKSLIPYQDTASLIISEHVGGKWMYNFFMATYLTGVYASAMTAQTSVSRIFYAMGREGVLPRKVFFHLHRKFHTPWRAILFVATISLLALFLDLNLVVSMISFGALGAFTFVNLSVIKHFIFNEKRRGASAMFKYGLLPMMGFVMSVWLWVHLEQRALEVGLLWLLAGFIYLLWLTRGWRQSPPSVHPDDISHLID; this comes from the coding sequence ATGCCACAAAATATTCAGTTGCGCAGAGTGCTTAAAACCCCCGCGCTGGTCGCTTTCGGGCTTGCTTATATGGTGCCTTTGGGCGTATTTACGACCTACGGACAGGTGACTGTATTAAGTCAGGGGCATTTACCCATTGCCTACCTGGTTACCGTCGCCACCATTCTATTTACCGCCCTCAGTTATTGCCGGATGACTAGCGCCATGCCGCTATCAGGTTCCGCCTATTCTTACGTTCAGCGTAGTTTTGGTGGAAAAACCGGTTTTCTGGTGGGTTGGGCGCAAATTTTGGATTATCTGTTCCTGCCAATCCTTAACTATTTGGTTTTAGGCATTTTCTTGCACGAGGCATTCCCGGCGATCCCTGCTCCGGTCTTTATTATTGCGTCTATCGTCAGTGTCAGCCTGCTGAATATTCTGGGTGTGCGTCTGCTTACCTCAGTGAATTTCTCGCTGATCGCCGCACAGATGGTTTTTATCGTCTTATTTATTGCACTTTCTTTCAGTCAGGCGGATTTAAGCCCAGTGGCATTAATGAAGCCGCTACTGGTCAATGCTGGTGATATGTCGGGCTTATTATCCGGCGCTGCGGTGCTTTGTCTGGCATTCCTCGGTTTTGATGCCATTGCCACCATGGCAGAAGAAGCCCACGATGCTAAGCGCACCCTGCCCCGCGCCATTCTGTTCACGGTGATAAGCGCCGGTGCCATCTTTATTGCGGTGTCTTATGCTGCACACTTGGCTTATCCAGACTGGAAATCATTAATTCCTTATCAGGACACCGCCAGCCTGATTATCTCCGAGCATGTTGGCGGGAAGTGGATGTATAACTTCTTTATGGCCACTTACCTGACCGGCGTTTATGCTTCGGCGATGACCGCACAAACTAGCGTGTCGCGTATTTTCTATGCCATGGGGCGCGAAGGTGTGTTGCCGCGCAAAGTATTTTTCCATCTGCATCGCAAGTTCCATACACCCTGGCGCGCTATTTTATTCGTGGCGACCATCTCGCTGCTGGCGCTGTTCCTTGACCTGAATTTAGTGGTGTCGATGATAAGCTTTGGTGCGCTCGGCGCGTTCACTTTTGTGAATTTGAGTGTCATAAAACACTTTATTTTCAATGAGAAACGGCGCGGCGCTTCAGCCATGTTTAAATACGGGCTGTTGCCAATGATGGGGTTTGTGATGTCAGTCTGGCTGTGGGTTCACCTTGAACAGCGCGCGCTGGAAGTGGGCCTGCTGTGGTTGCTGGCGGGCTTTATTTACCTGCTTTGGCTCACTCGCGGTTGGCGTCAGTCCCCGCCATCGGTTCATCCGGATGATATTTCCCATCTGATAGATTAG
- a CDS encoding TetR family transcriptional regulator: MAYLNREERHNTILQAAMRVAITEGMAATTVRRVASEAGVAIGQVHHHFSSVSRLRADAFLLLVKQSLAAFALDSQNLPAHERVLLVLGYPQDEAGKRETRLWNEISILAERDDLIKAACATSMSDWHQATVEVINAGIANNEFRSDINASDIAWRLIGLVCGLDGLTQLTELGFSEAEILRHLAVMIKTELLKNT; encoded by the coding sequence TTGGCCTATTTGAATCGTGAAGAGCGGCACAACACCATTTTGCAAGCAGCGATGCGTGTTGCAATCACCGAGGGGATGGCCGCCACTACCGTGCGCCGTGTCGCCAGTGAAGCGGGGGTGGCTATCGGGCAAGTGCATCATCACTTTTCGTCCGTTTCGCGGCTGCGGGCTGATGCTTTTCTATTATTAGTGAAACAATCTTTGGCCGCTTTTGCGCTAGACAGCCAAAACTTACCTGCCCACGAGCGAGTGCTCTTGGTATTGGGCTATCCGCAAGATGAAGCCGGCAAACGCGAAACCCGGTTATGGAATGAAATCTCGATACTCGCCGAGCGCGATGACTTGATTAAAGCGGCCTGCGCTACCTCAATGTCGGATTGGCATCAGGCCACCGTCGAAGTGATTAATGCAGGAATAGCCAATAATGAATTCCGCTCTGATATCAATGCCAGTGATATCGCATGGCGCTTGATTGGGCTGGTCTGTGGTCTGGATGGATTGACACAATTAACCGAATTAGGTTTTTCCGAAGCCGAGATCCTGCGCCATCTGGCGGTCATGATAAAAACTGAGTTACTCAAAAACACTTAA
- a CDS encoding amidohydrolase, producing MTQQSTVADVIYYNGTIYTADANNQVCSAIALGQGYILATGGDELIPQFSSPKTQLIDLAGKFMMPGLIDSHMHPFWGGKQLIGCNLNYAALSVEQTLDIIQQHLDSDPFKGENDWLTVRAWQRQAMTPVGADMSRAALDSLNTRRPVALFSNDCHTLAANSRALELLGIDENTPIPPDGKIARDANGKLTGILEDAPAMRAFDSIPSATPEKNVQIAAHVQQVLNAQGVTTVMDTRVFSEQLVAFHQLYQRNELTLRVLGAKEVTPDSLQGPEDAARVVQEVVEFGRLWGSDEWTPAPGFAVDHLKLFIDGVLQPPTMTAALLEPYRANHGTAENPDWQPTEHYGDLYFTAPVVNAVILECARAGLHPHTHTVGDGAIEMVLDAVEQMRAALPGKDIRPGLAHNELVAPHQYDRFAKLGATAVLSFQWGGLPGVLIDEEREMLGEARFQHMEPAARFLDAGARIAYGSDWPIDRLDEWYNLQVGMTRRAWHLDGNPAGPRLDNDRDLTLIETLRSATIDAAYMIAKEQYIGSLEAGKFADIIILKNNLFEQSPEVIYQTQVESTLIGGKVVYLAG from the coding sequence ATGACTCAACAATCTACTGTCGCCGATGTTATCTATTATAACGGCACGATTTACACGGCTGATGCCAATAACCAGGTTTGCAGCGCTATCGCACTGGGCCAGGGCTATATTCTGGCGACTGGCGGTGACGAACTGATCCCCCAGTTCTCTTCCCCGAAAACTCAACTTATCGATCTGGCGGGTAAGTTTATGATGCCCGGCCTTATCGATAGCCATATGCACCCCTTTTGGGGCGGTAAGCAGCTGATTGGTTGTAATCTTAATTATGCGGCACTGAGTGTTGAGCAGACGTTGGATATCATCCAGCAACATCTCGATAGTGACCCGTTTAAGGGCGAAAATGACTGGCTAACCGTCCGCGCCTGGCAACGCCAAGCTATGACGCCGGTCGGGGCCGATATGAGCCGAGCCGCCCTCGATTCACTCAATACTCGTCGCCCGGTGGCTTTATTCTCAAATGACTGCCACACACTGGCGGCGAATAGCCGCGCGCTTGAGTTGCTGGGAATTGACGAAAACACTCCCATCCCGCCGGACGGCAAAATAGCCCGTGATGCGAACGGAAAACTCACCGGTATTTTGGAAGATGCGCCCGCCATGCGCGCTTTTGACAGCATTCCTTCTGCTACGCCAGAAAAAAATGTGCAGATTGCCGCCCATGTGCAACAAGTTTTGAATGCTCAGGGCGTCACAACAGTGATGGATACCCGTGTATTTTCCGAGCAATTAGTCGCTTTCCATCAATTATATCAACGCAATGAGCTGACTTTGCGGGTTCTGGGGGCCAAAGAAGTCACGCCAGATAGCCTACAAGGGCCGGAAGATGCCGCGCGCGTGGTGCAGGAAGTGGTGGAATTTGGCCGCCTATGGGGGAGTGATGAGTGGACACCGGCACCGGGATTTGCTGTTGATCACTTGAAACTGTTTATTGACGGCGTATTACAGCCGCCGACCATGACCGCCGCCCTGCTCGAACCTTATCGTGCCAATCACGGCACGGCTGAAAACCCAGACTGGCAGCCAACTGAGCACTATGGCGACCTCTATTTTACCGCGCCGGTGGTCAATGCGGTGATTCTGGAATGTGCCCGCGCCGGTCTTCATCCGCACACTCACACGGTGGGTGATGGTGCAATCGAAATGGTGCTGGACGCAGTGGAACAGATGCGCGCCGCCTTGCCGGGCAAAGATATTCGGCCGGGGCTTGCTCACAATGAGCTGGTGGCTCCCCATCAGTATGACCGTTTTGCCAAATTAGGGGCCACTGCGGTGCTCTCTTTCCAGTGGGGCGGCTTGCCGGGGGTGCTGATTGATGAAGAGCGCGAGATGCTGGGCGAAGCCCGTTTCCAACATATGGAGCCAGCGGCGCGTTTCCTCGATGCCGGGGCGCGTATTGCTTATGGTAGTGACTGGCCGATTGACCGCTTGGATGAATGGTACAATCTGCAAGTGGGGATGACCCGCCGTGCATGGCATCTTGACGGCAATCCTGCCGGCCCGCGGCTGGATAATGACCGCGACTTAACCCTGATTGAGACATTGCGCTCAGCGACCATTGATGCGGCTTATATGATTGCCAAAGAGCAATATATTGGTTCACTGGAAGCGGGCAAATTCGCCGACATTATCATTCTGAAAAATAACCTGTTTGAGCAGTCACCAGAGGTGATTTATCAAACTCAGGTAGAATCCACCTTAATCGGCGGTAAAGTGGTTTATCTGGCCGGATAA
- a CDS encoding SmvA family efflux MFS transporter, whose product MSKKWMIFYVIILMYLPVSIDATVLHVAAPRLGIALAATGSELLWIIDIYSLVMACLLLPMGALGDRIGFKRLALLGSVLFGLASLAAALAPSVAALIAARAFLAIGAAMILPATLSALRHIFTDERERALALGIWVAIGTMGAAMGPLVGGLLMEYFYWGSVFLINIPIVIVVVIATLVVIPHQPMRAEQTWKLAPALVLVTAILMLVYAAKTGLRGNGDPLMTSLAALVGGVMLFAFVRHQLSASAPMIDFRLISQRVIAVGMVMAMTAMITLVGFELLLTQELQFVLGKTPLEAGIFLLPLMIASGVSGPLSGWLVAKLGLRTVASAGIALSSLSFLGLAWTDFATQVYLAWGWMILLGFSIEASLLASTAAIMSAAPPEKAGAAGAVEGMAYELGAGLGVAIFGLMLSRAYTASIVLPEDLPLSLVEQARASISETIQVVNNLGGYEALLNSAKLAFSASHSLVLGTASILLILLAVIVWFAMPGQRVSQWEKAPRDNATN is encoded by the coding sequence ATGTCTAAAAAGTGGATGATTTTCTACGTTATTATTCTGATGTATCTCCCTGTTTCTATTGATGCAACAGTGCTCCATGTGGCTGCCCCGCGGCTGGGGATCGCCTTGGCGGCCACCGGTAGTGAGTTACTGTGGATTATTGATATTTACTCATTGGTGATGGCCTGTTTATTACTCCCGATGGGGGCGCTGGGTGACCGCATCGGTTTTAAACGCCTGGCTTTACTGGGATCGGTATTGTTTGGTTTGGCTTCTTTGGCGGCGGCTTTGGCACCTTCGGTGGCGGCGTTAATTGCTGCGCGCGCCTTTTTGGCGATTGGTGCGGCAATGATTCTGCCCGCCACTTTATCTGCGCTGCGCCATATCTTTACCGATGAACGCGAAAGGGCTTTGGCGCTAGGGATTTGGGTCGCTATCGGCACCATGGGCGCGGCGATGGGGCCGTTAGTCGGCGGGCTATTAATGGAATACTTTTATTGGGGCTCAGTTTTCCTGATCAATATTCCCATTGTTATTGTGGTAGTCATTGCCACATTGGTGGTTATTCCTCATCAGCCAATGCGCGCCGAACAGACGTGGAAATTAGCCCCTGCATTGGTATTGGTGACCGCGATCTTGATGTTGGTTTATGCCGCCAAAACCGGGCTGCGCGGTAACGGCGATCCGCTGATGACGTCACTGGCGGCATTGGTGGGCGGCGTGATGTTATTTGCTTTTGTACGCCATCAATTATCGGCATCCGCTCCAATGATCGATTTTCGGCTGATAAGTCAGCGAGTTATCGCCGTGGGTATGGTCATGGCGATGACGGCGATGATAACGCTGGTGGGGTTTGAATTACTTCTGACTCAAGAATTGCAATTTGTGTTAGGAAAAACTCCACTTGAAGCGGGGATATTTTTGCTGCCGCTGATGATAGCCAGCGGGGTAAGTGGGCCGCTATCGGGCTGGTTAGTGGCTAAACTGGGGCTGCGCACCGTCGCCAGTGCCGGTATTGCATTGAGTTCATTGAGTTTTCTGGGATTGGCTTGGACAGATTTTGCCACGCAGGTTTATCTGGCATGGGGGTGGATGATATTGCTCGGTTTCAGTATTGAAGCTTCTCTATTGGCTTCCACTGCGGCAATCATGAGTGCCGCACCCCCTGAAAAAGCCGGTGCGGCGGGTGCGGTCGAGGGCATGGCCTATGAATTGGGTGCCGGGCTGGGGGTGGCAATCTTTGGTTTGATGCTATCGCGGGCCTATACCGCCTCCATTGTGCTACCAGAGGATTTGCCGCTGAGTTTAGTCGAGCAGGCCAGAGCCTCCATTAGCGAAACTATTCAGGTGGTGAATAACCTTGGTGGTTATGAAGCTCTACTCAATAGTGCAAAGCTAGCTTTCTCCGCTTCGCACAGTTTGGTCTTGGGCACCGCCAGCATTTTGTTGATTCTGCTTGCCGTTATTGTGTGGTTCGCCATGCCGGGACAGCGCGTGTCGCAGTGGGAAAAAGCTCCGCGTGACAACGCCACAAATTAG